A genome region from Pseudanabaena sp. Chao 1811 includes the following:
- a CDS encoding pentapeptide repeat-containing protein — protein sequence MNAKELLESYAQGDRDFSKRSLIGLILTGANLSGSNFIESDLEDITLDIANLEDVELNLANLVRANLSGSILIQANLNGTILEQASLIGANLSEAFLIEADLSDAVLVETNFTNAFLTSANLTRSRLCRANLANAFLTGAYLNGADLRGANLTGADLSRANLTGANLAGADLSRANLTNAKLNWANLANAKLIGADLTGTYLSTLKSIEGTDFTDARNAPNSVELVNMEEVNPTP from the coding sequence ATGAACGCAAAAGAACTTCTCGAAAGTTATGCTCAGGGCGATCGCGACTTTAGTAAGCGATCGCTCATTGGCTTGATCTTGACTGGGGCAAACCTATCTGGGTCAAACTTTATCGAATCAGATCTTGAAGATATTACCCTCGACATTGCCAACTTAGAGGATGTGGAGCTAAATCTCGCGAATTTGGTCAGGGCAAATTTGAGTGGTTCAATTTTGATCCAAGCAAATCTCAATGGCACAATCTTAGAACAGGCTTCATTAATTGGGGCAAATCTTTCGGAAGCTTTCTTAATCGAAGCGGACTTAAGTGATGCGGTGCTGGTGGAGACAAATTTTACTAATGCTTTTTTGACTAGTGCAAATCTGACGCGATCGCGATTATGTCGAGCCAACCTTGCTAACGCTTTTTTGACAGGTGCTTATCTGAATGGAGCCGATCTGCGTGGGGCAAATCTCACAGGAGCAGATCTCAGTCGTGCTAATCTGACGGGGGCAAATCTCGCAGGAGCAGATCTCAGTCGTGCTAATCTGACGAATGCCAAACTAAATTGGGCAAATCTTGCCAATGCTAAGTTAATTGGGGCAGATTTGACGGGAACCTATCTATCGACTCTGAAAAGTATTGAGGGTACTGATTTTACGGATGCGCGTAATGCTCCGAACTCAGTGGAGCTTGTTAATATGGAAGAGGTAAACCCAACTCCATAG
- the hemB gene encoding porphobilinogen synthase: protein MQLTHRPRRLRRNPSIRSLVKENHLSVDDFIYPMFVMEGENNRVEVPSMPEAYRFTLDLLVKEVEENYALGIKAIALFPAVPEEKKDLTGTESLNPEGLAQRAVRAIKAAVPDVIIFTDVALDPFTTHGHDGIIDDNGVILNDETVEVLVKMAVSQAAAGTDFVSPSDMMDGRIGAIRQGLDAAGFENVGILAYSAKYASAYYGPFRDALGSAPKSGDKKTYQMDPANSREAIKEVYLDIAEGADIVMVKPALAYLDIIAKVKDATNVPVAAYNVSGEYAMIKAAAQLGWIDEKKVMFETLLSMKRAGADLILTYHAKSVAQLLATGYRP from the coding sequence ATGCAACTCACACATCGCCCTCGCCGCCTCCGCCGCAATCCTTCTATTCGTAGCCTTGTTAAAGAGAATCATTTATCTGTAGATGATTTTATCTATCCGATGTTTGTGATGGAAGGAGAGAACAACCGTGTTGAAGTTCCTTCAATGCCCGAAGCCTATCGCTTTACCCTCGATCTATTGGTCAAAGAAGTAGAAGAGAACTATGCGTTAGGAATTAAGGCGATCGCACTTTTTCCTGCGGTTCCTGAAGAGAAAAAGGATCTCACTGGTACGGAAAGTCTTAATCCTGAAGGATTGGCGCAGCGTGCGGTCAGAGCGATTAAGGCAGCAGTTCCCGATGTGATTATCTTTACTGATGTTGCCCTTGATCCTTTCACCACGCACGGACATGATGGCATCATTGATGACAATGGCGTAATTCTCAATGATGAGACCGTTGAAGTATTAGTAAAAATGGCAGTTTCCCAAGCTGCCGCAGGTACAGATTTTGTTTCTCCCTCGGACATGATGGATGGACGTATTGGGGCAATTCGTCAAGGTTTAGATGCTGCTGGGTTTGAGAATGTCGGTATCCTTGCCTATTCTGCTAAATATGCCTCTGCTTACTATGGTCCTTTCCGTGATGCGCTTGGTTCTGCACCTAAGTCTGGTGATAAGAAGACCTATCAAATGGACCCTGCTAATTCCCGTGAAGCGATTAAGGAAGTTTATTTAGACATTGCGGAAGGTGCAGATATTGTGATGGTGAAGCCTGCTTTGGCTTATTTGGATATCATTGCCAAAGTTAAAGATGCTACCAATGTGCCTGTAGCAGCCTATAACGTCAGTGGCGAGTACGCAATGATCAAGGCTGCCGCGCAACTAGGCTGGATCGATGAGAAGAAGGTTATGTTTGAAACTCTGCTCAGTATGAAGAGAGCAGGAGCCGATCTGATTTTGACCTACCATGCCAAGTCGGTGGCTCAGCTTTTAGCTACGGGTTATCGTCCTTAA
- a CDS encoding SDR family oxidoreductase, translating into MKAFVAGATGQTGRHIVTELIKRNIPVRALVRNLELAKQVLPSEVELVQGNVLFADTLSEAIADCDVLVCATGAKPSLNALEPYLVDYIGTKNLVKAAKAKNIKHFAIVSSLCVSKFLHPLNLFWLVLFWKKQAERHLQDSGLTYTIVRPGGLLNREKEGGLVLSGADTLFEGSIPRTKVAQVTVDALFEDNAKNKLVEIVVNADTPDRPIAELFATV; encoded by the coding sequence ATGAAAGCATTTGTAGCTGGAGCCACAGGACAAACAGGACGACATATTGTCACCGAATTAATCAAACGTAATATTCCTGTCAGAGCTTTGGTTCGTAACTTAGAACTAGCGAAGCAGGTTTTGCCATCTGAAGTAGAGTTAGTCCAAGGAAATGTGCTTTTCGCGGATACCTTGTCAGAGGCGATCGCGGATTGTGATGTGTTGGTATGCGCTACAGGTGCAAAGCCCAGCCTCAATGCCCTTGAGCCATATCTAGTCGATTACATTGGTACAAAGAATTTAGTCAAGGCAGCCAAAGCAAAAAATATCAAACATTTTGCGATCGTCTCATCCCTTTGCGTCTCGAAATTTTTGCATCCCCTAAATTTATTTTGGCTAGTACTATTCTGGAAAAAACAAGCCGAAAGACACCTGCAAGATAGCGGCTTAACCTACACCATCGTCCGTCCGGGGGGACTGCTCAACCGCGAAAAAGAAGGTGGTTTAGTCCTATCTGGTGCTGACACCCTCTTTGAAGGCAGTATTCCCCGTACTAAGGTTGCCCAAGTGACGGTAGATGCTCTATTTGAAGATAATGCCAAGAATAAACTTGTTGAGATTGTGGTTAATGCCGATACACCCGATCGCCCAATTGCTGAATTATTTGCAACTGTATAA
- a CDS encoding SDR family oxidoreductase, which translates to MTKTVLITGASSGIGRATALYFQKRGWNVAATMRSPEQVISKEAGRANSLTNLDRLALLKLDVTDTDSIKAAVAEAIEKFGSIDVLVNNAGYGMLGAFETSTPEQIQRQFHTNVFGLMETTRAVLPHFRDRQSGVIVNVASVGGRVAFPLYSLYHSTKWAVEGFSESLQHELLAFNIHVKIIEPGPIKTDFYDRSAERTSNPDFPEYDALSDRVLTKLNQIGTTGASPDVVAKTIYGASTDKSWKLRYPADPLAKQLLLARKLLPDFLFTKLIRQTTNI; encoded by the coding sequence ATGACTAAAACTGTATTGATCACTGGCGCTTCCTCTGGCATTGGCAGGGCAACGGCGCTATATTTCCAAAAACGTGGCTGGAATGTGGCGGCGACGATGCGATCGCCTGAGCAAGTAATCAGCAAAGAAGCAGGTAGAGCGAATAGCTTAACCAATCTTGATCGCCTAGCTTTACTCAAGCTTGATGTGACTGATACTGACAGTATTAAGGCTGCTGTTGCCGAAGCAATTGAAAAATTTGGGTCGATCGATGTCTTGGTAAATAATGCAGGCTACGGTATGTTAGGCGCATTTGAAACCTCCACTCCTGAGCAAATCCAACGCCAATTTCATACCAATGTCTTTGGTTTGATGGAAACTACTCGCGCTGTACTTCCCCATTTTCGCGATCGCCAAAGCGGTGTGATTGTGAATGTCGCTTCGGTTGGTGGACGGGTTGCTTTTCCGCTCTATAGTCTCTATCACTCGACAAAGTGGGCAGTAGAAGGCTTTTCCGAATCTTTACAGCATGAATTATTAGCTTTTAATATTCATGTCAAAATTATTGAGCCTGGCCCCATTAAAACCGATTTTTACGATCGCTCCGCCGAACGCACTAGTAATCCTGATTTTCCTGAATATGATGCTCTTAGCGATCGGGTATTGACTAAACTCAATCAAATTGGCACAACGGGTGCATCTCCCGATGTGGTGGCAAAGACAATCTATGGTGCTAGTACGGATAAATCGTGGAAATTACGCTATCCCGCCGATCCATTAGCTAAGCAGTTGTTGTTAGCACGCAAGCTATTGCCAGATTTCCTATTTACGAAACTGATTCGCCAAACTACAAATATTTAA
- a CDS encoding LCP family protein, which translates to MAGRSLNQTFSREEYFLPVATNPINLGQKTDLARKPKAKKNFLSHKWTLFVVLFIALISGGLGAGLAFVLSSRPFQQRQLSADEAAVFNRNSDSMTSAIAGVPTLTRPVNILVLGTIMLTSDLPDAQSKPKGKYLAEVDNNLNGMSDAMLLIRFDPATQKVAVLSIPRDSRVNIQGVGTTKINFANYAGGASLSAQTVSQVLGDIPIDRYIRFNVNGFGKLVDALGGIDIYVPKKLKYQDDSQHLYINLNAGQQKLNGSKAIQYMRYRHDDLGDIGRVQRQQAFFRAFIEQKLKPESITKFSEILGIIKDNIDTNLSVEEVLALASYTAKIDRKSIQMHMAPGRFSNPGEFDSLSYWILDNKMLAKIMYQNFGVMKSADASFADNTPQSIRVAIQDSMSQPEGAKKATTMLSKAGYSQVFPASSRWTKPIAKTQIIAQNGDMESAEKLRDALGIGEVLIESTGDIESDVTVRVGKDWLQANNIPLKPVKPTQTTNQR; encoded by the coding sequence ATGGCTGGGCGATCGCTGAATCAAACTTTCAGTCGTGAGGAGTATTTCCTACCTGTGGCAACAAATCCCATCAATCTAGGACAAAAAACTGATTTGGCACGTAAGCCCAAAGCCAAGAAGAATTTCTTAAGTCACAAGTGGACACTATTTGTAGTGTTGTTTATAGCGCTGATCTCTGGGGGACTAGGTGCAGGATTAGCATTTGTATTAAGTAGTCGTCCTTTTCAGCAGAGACAGCTATCAGCAGATGAAGCTGCTGTGTTTAATCGTAATTCCGATAGCATGACTTCAGCGATCGCTGGTGTCCCGACCCTAACCCGACCTGTGAATATTTTGGTCTTAGGGACGATCATGCTTACCTCTGATTTACCCGATGCCCAGTCAAAGCCTAAGGGCAAATATCTCGCTGAGGTCGATAACAACCTCAATGGGATGAGTGACGCGATGTTGCTGATCCGTTTTGACCCAGCTACCCAAAAAGTTGCTGTTCTCTCAATTCCCCGTGACAGTCGTGTCAATATCCAAGGCGTAGGAACCACCAAGATTAACTTTGCCAACTATGCAGGTGGTGCGTCACTGTCCGCCCAAACCGTGAGCCAAGTTCTAGGCGATATCCCCATCGATCGCTATATTCGCTTCAACGTGAACGGGTTTGGTAAATTAGTCGATGCCCTTGGCGGTATTGATATCTATGTGCCGAAAAAGCTGAAATATCAAGATGATAGTCAACATCTATATATCAACCTCAATGCAGGTCAGCAAAAATTAAATGGTAGTAAAGCTATTCAATATATGCGCTACCGCCATGACGACTTAGGGGATATTGGTCGGGTACAGCGTCAACAAGCATTTTTCCGAGCTTTCATTGAGCAGAAACTAAAGCCTGAATCCATCACAAAATTTTCTGAGATTCTCGGCATTATTAAGGACAATATTGACACCAATCTATCCGTTGAAGAAGTTCTTGCCCTTGCTAGTTACACCGCAAAAATTGATCGCAAGAGTATTCAGATGCATATGGCTCCGGGGCGCTTTAGTAATCCGGGGGAATTCGATAGTCTCAGCTACTGGATTTTGGATAATAAAATGCTTGCCAAAATCATGTACCAAAATTTTGGGGTTATGAAGTCTGCCGATGCAAGTTTTGCTGATAATACACCTCAAAGCATTAGGGTTGCGATTCAAGATAGTATGTCTCAACCTGAGGGCGCTAAGAAAGCAACAACTATGCTATCCAAGGCAGGATATTCTCAAGTATTTCCTGCCAGCTCTCGCTGGACGAAGCCTATTGCTAAGACGCAAATTATTGCTCAAAATGGTGATATGGAAAGCGCTGAAAAATTACGTGATGCCTTGGGAATTGGAGAAGTCTTGATCGAATCGACGGGGGACATTGAGTCTGATGTCACGGTGCGTGTTGGTAAGGACTGGTTACAAGCCAATAACATTCCTCTCAAGCCTGTGAAACCCACACAAACAACTAATCAACGCTAA
- a CDS encoding DUF4349 domain-containing protein, with protein MKGQLSSKRSVKALSMVIAIALASCASSLPNKSSAPANLTVLPEQAQAPNADSATPAKAAVPRPQLIKSADISIQVKSIEETTKAISDLVKQQQGDILELQDFRTGSYDIAQSVSLKLRIPQERLDAVLETIAQLGIVKGRSLKAEDVSNQLVDLQARLKNLRQTELQLQEILKQTGSVGDVLKVTQELSRVREMIEQIDAQLTNLKNQVAYSTIQVTLSSAIATIPPQSDLGTQIQNTWNSATSSLVGVSIGLLKLAIWLLVYCPYWLIPLTIYLFLRRRRRQLPPVQKPDPES; from the coding sequence GTGAAAGGTCAACTATCTTCCAAGAGATCTGTGAAAGCCTTGAGTATGGTGATAGCGATCGCCCTAGCAAGTTGTGCTTCTTCGCTACCCAATAAATCTTCGGCTCCAGCAAATCTTACAGTTTTGCCAGAACAAGCCCAAGCTCCGAATGCTGACTCAGCAACACCTGCCAAAGCTGCTGTACCTCGTCCACAACTGATTAAATCGGCTGACATCTCGATACAGGTTAAATCCATCGAAGAAACGACTAAAGCTATCTCAGATTTGGTCAAACAACAACAGGGCGACATTTTAGAGCTACAGGACTTTCGTACTGGCAGCTATGACATTGCTCAGTCAGTGTCTCTCAAACTCAGAATTCCCCAAGAACGTCTTGATGCGGTATTAGAGACGATCGCACAGTTAGGTATTGTCAAGGGGCGATCACTTAAAGCGGAGGATGTATCCAATCAATTAGTCGATTTGCAAGCCCGCCTCAAAAATTTGCGCCAAACTGAGTTGCAGTTACAGGAAATTCTCAAGCAAACTGGCTCCGTCGGTGATGTCCTCAAGGTAACGCAAGAACTCAGCCGTGTGCGGGAAATGATCGAGCAAATTGATGCTCAGCTAACCAATTTAAAAAATCAGGTTGCCTATTCCACAATTCAAGTCACTCTTTCCTCTGCGATCGCTACGATTCCTCCTCAATCCGATCTCGGTACTCAAATTCAAAACACTTGGAATAGTGCAACGAGTTCCTTAGTAGGTGTCAGTATTGGTTTATTAAAACTAGCAATTTGGTTATTAGTCTATTGTCCCTATTGGCTAATCCCCCTAACTATTTATCTATTCCTACGCCGCCGTCGTCGTCAACTTCCCCCAGTTCAAAAGCCTGATCCTGAATCTTAG
- a CDS encoding type II toxin-antitoxin system Phd/YefM family antitoxin has translation MLDISRDIQSLSNFKRNTVEFIEQMKQTGNPLVLTVNGKAELVVQDAVSYQKLLDALERLEAIAGIKQGLEDIKANRTISLKDFEQEMQQKHGISS, from the coding sequence ATGTTAGATATTAGTCGAGATATCCAATCACTCTCTAACTTCAAGCGTAATACTGTGGAATTTATCGAACAAATGAAGCAGACGGGCAACCCTTTAGTCCTTACAGTCAACGGCAAGGCTGAGCTTGTTGTTCAGGATGCTGTATCTTATCAAAAGTTATTAGATGCCTTAGAAAGATTAGAAGCGATCGCAGGAATTAAGCAGGGATTGGAAGATATCAAGGCTAATAGAACTATTAGTCTGAAAGATTTTGAGCAGGAAATGCAGCAAAAACATGGCATTTCAAGTTAG
- a CDS encoding type II toxin-antitoxin system RelE/ParE family toxin yields MAFQVSLTQQAKNEIDTAYSWLKELNPDYADNWFRGLMNTIATLQEKPRRCPLALEADVFTEELRQLIYGKLRNKYRVLFTIREDTVFVLHIRHSSQSPLNIEDTDE; encoded by the coding sequence ATGGCATTTCAAGTTAGTCTAACTCAACAAGCAAAAAATGAAATTGATACTGCTTACTCTTGGTTAAAAGAACTTAATCCAGACTATGCAGATAATTGGTTTCGAGGGTTGATGAATACGATTGCAACACTGCAAGAGAAACCTAGACGTTGCCCTCTAGCACTAGAAGCTGATGTGTTTACCGAAGAATTACGCCAGCTTATTTATGGGAAATTAAGAAATAAGTACAGAGTTTTATTTACAATTCGTGAAGATACTGTATTTGTACTTCATATTCGTCATAGCTCTCAATCCCCTTTAAATATAGAGGACACCGATGAGTAG
- a CDS encoding Uma2 family endonuclease: MIAQPQINRQSEQLTDFPILSASEYLEWESEQELKYEYENGKIIAMTGGTVPHSQIAANFAALLIPHLRGKGCKVAISDAKVLTKSGKYYYPDLVVTCDERDRFARDFLQYPCLIAEVLSPATEARDRGIKQQNYMLLDTLKTYILITPERPRIEIYQRRDDRAWEYISIAIDGIDFETNDSLIHITNIDLQFPLSVLYENIDFNE, from the coding sequence ATGATTGCCCAACCCCAAATTAATCGGCAAAGCGAGCAATTAACCGATTTTCCGATTTTGTCAGCATCTGAATATCTCGAATGGGAATCAGAGCAAGAGCTTAAGTATGAATATGAAAATGGGAAAATCATCGCAATGACGGGAGGAACTGTTCCCCATAGTCAAATTGCCGCCAATTTTGCAGCATTACTGATTCCTCACTTGCGCGGTAAAGGTTGTAAGGTTGCCATCAGTGATGCCAAAGTGTTGACTAAATCTGGGAAATACTACTATCCAGACTTGGTGGTTACTTGCGATGAACGCGATCGCTTTGCCCGTGATTTTTTGCAATATCCCTGCCTGATCGCTGAAGTCCTATCTCCTGCTACCGAAGCACGCGATCGCGGTATCAAGCAGCAAAATTACATGCTTCTCGATACATTAAAAACCTATATCCTGATTACGCCAGAGCGCCCCAGAATTGAGATCTACCAGCGACGTGATGATCGAGCTTGGGAATATATATCCATTGCGATCGATGGCATAGATTTTGAGACAAATGATTCGCTAATTCACATCACTAACATCGATTTACAATTTCCCTTATCAGTCCTTTATGAAAATATTGATTTCAACGAATAA
- a CDS encoding DUF3531 family protein, whose amino-acid sequence MEVRFRECDWFDLWIWIKFNEAPSQQEKQLLDEVFNSWFLLGKLGGFNACNLQVLESGVDVSYFDYDNQAADDEMMSVMHNMTDLEYENDWARCWVDLGTADAIAIDTLVNALRQFDKEYVAIEEVIIGGQNSDWLVEPKSLDDEDYDQ is encoded by the coding sequence ATGGAAGTTAGATTTCGAGAATGTGATTGGTTTGACTTATGGATCTGGATAAAATTTAATGAAGCTCCCTCCCAGCAGGAAAAACAACTGCTAGACGAAGTATTTAATTCTTGGTTTTTACTTGGTAAATTGGGCGGCTTCAATGCTTGCAATTTACAGGTTTTAGAATCTGGTGTCGATGTAAGCTACTTTGACTATGACAACCAAGCTGCTGATGACGAGATGATGTCAGTGATGCATAACATGACTGACCTAGAGTACGAAAACGACTGGGCAAGGTGTTGGGTTGACTTAGGAACTGCCGATGCGATCGCAATTGATACCCTAGTTAATGCCTTGCGTCAGTTTGATAAAGAATATGTAGCGATCGAAGAGGTCATTATCGGTGGACAAAACTCTGACTGGTTGGTTGAACCCAAGAGTCTCGATGATGAGGATTATGATCAATAA
- the gloA gene encoding lactoylglutathione lyase: MRVLHTMVRVGNLERSLDFYTNVLGMKELRRKDYPDGRFTLAFVGYGDESSNAVIELTHNWDTETYEIGTGYGHIALGMENIYTACDAIREKGGKITREPGPMKHGTTEIAFVEDPDGYKIELIQLK, from the coding sequence ATGCGCGTCTTACATACAATGGTTCGGGTTGGTAACTTAGAGCGATCGCTAGATTTTTATACGAATGTCCTTGGCATGAAGGAATTGCGTCGCAAAGATTATCCAGATGGACGCTTTACCCTTGCCTTTGTGGGCTATGGCGATGAATCGAGCAATGCCGTTATCGAGTTAACCCATAACTGGGATACTGAGACCTATGAAATTGGTACTGGCTATGGTCATATTGCGCTAGGCATGGAAAATATCTATACAGCCTGTGACGCAATTCGTGAAAAAGGTGGCAAAATCACCCGTGAACCTGGCCCAATGAAACATGGTACGACTGAGATTGCCTTCGTCGAAGATCCCGATGGTTACAAAATTGAATTAATTCAACTTAAGTAA
- the petG gene encoding cytochrome b6-f complex subunit V, whose translation MVEPILSGICLGLIFITLGGLFFAAYQQYRRV comes from the coding sequence ATGGTAGAACCAATTTTGTCGGGCATTTGCCTCGGTCTTATTTTCATTACCCTTGGTGGACTATTTTTCGCTGCTTATCAGCAATACCGTAGAGTCTAG
- the psbO gene encoding photosystem II manganese-stabilizing polypeptide, producing MKFRSFTKAIFTLCISLCMLVASGVFASTTFAAVPPGLTYDQIVNTGLANKCGDILGASRGGRNFIPVGAGQSVEITDLCLEPTSFYVKEESNNKRKKPEFVASKLMTRSTSSLDFVKATVTGNSDGSLSLVETDGLDYQPITVKMPGGELVAILFTIKGYKATTNPGVNGLTTSVDFVGTTDVPTYRGSGFIDPKGRGLAIGYDAAEALPAKRNSFDNRSVKDDSTSKGTLSLQIAKLNADTGEIAGTFETEQTSDNDLGGVEPKEVIIRGVFYGKVNA from the coding sequence ATGAAATTTCGTAGTTTTACGAAAGCAATTTTTACATTGTGTATCAGTTTATGCATGTTAGTAGCTAGTGGTGTATTTGCTAGCACTACTTTTGCTGCTGTCCCCCCAGGTTTGACCTATGACCAAATTGTAAATACTGGTTTAGCAAACAAATGTGGTGACATTTTGGGTGCTTCTCGCGGTGGTCGTAACTTTATTCCCGTTGGTGCAGGTCAGTCTGTCGAAATTACCGACCTTTGCTTAGAGCCAACCTCCTTCTATGTCAAAGAAGAATCGAACAACAAGCGCAAAAAACCTGAGTTCGTAGCTAGCAAGTTAATGACTCGCTCTACTTCTAGTCTTGACTTTGTAAAGGCAACTGTTACTGGTAATAGCGATGGTAGCTTGAGCCTGGTAGAAACCGATGGTCTAGACTATCAACCAATCACTGTCAAAATGCCTGGTGGTGAATTGGTAGCGATTTTGTTCACCATCAAGGGTTATAAGGCAACCACAAACCCTGGTGTAAATGGTCTGACTACATCTGTTGACTTCGTTGGTACAACTGATGTTCCTACCTATCGTGGTTCTGGCTTTATCGATCCTAAGGGTCGTGGTCTAGCGATCGGTTATGACGCTGCTGAAGCTTTACCTGCAAAGCGTAACTCTTTCGATAACCGCAGCGTTAAGGATGACTCGACTTCTAAGGGTACTCTATCCTTGCAAATTGCTAAGTTGAATGCTGATACTGGCGAAATCGCTGGTACTTTCGAGACCGAACAAACCTCTGACAATGACCTCGGTGGTGTTGAGCCTAAGGAAGTAATCATTCGCGGCGTATTCTACGGCAAAGTTAACGCTTAA
- a CDS encoding AAA family ATPase, with the protein MKINSFSFNSNSRNLNIEEVSFENLNLLVGASGVGKTRILKALNFICNVAQGKVQLLEDVKWSINFSHLNKNYRWSLEAEVSNSIYDPFTSEPEQAEILDEKIIEVNKSNEIEILHRTSKVSKLNNRKLPKLKRTESAITILAEEDAIAPIAEAFKRFIFNENPQSAIVSMKSAPSNVQIPEYLDLDDYEYRTYLQKLKSDLVDAPTLLKAYYLESLFPRVFNTIKEIYIEIFTSVENIKIIVDSEAHDRYNLLFEIKENDSEKWISQFQISSGMYRVLTCLVEIIAAPEESVIVIDEFENSLGVNCMPQLTELILDMSLDLQFILTSHHPYVINNIPWKTWQLVSRNNGVIRSRKAIDIPTLNTASSLDKFTQLINLLENEDIAA; encoded by the coding sequence ATGAAAATAAATAGTTTTAGCTTTAACAGTAATAGCCGAAACCTAAATATTGAAGAAGTTTCCTTTGAAAACTTAAACCTATTAGTAGGTGCTTCTGGTGTTGGAAAAACGAGGATCCTTAAGGCACTTAATTTTATCTGTAATGTTGCCCAAGGCAAAGTTCAATTATTGGAAGATGTAAAGTGGTCTATTAACTTTTCTCACTTAAATAAAAACTATCGTTGGAGTCTAGAAGCTGAAGTCTCAAATTCTATTTATGATCCTTTTACAAGTGAGCCAGAACAAGCTGAAATTTTGGATGAAAAAATTATTGAAGTTAATAAATCTAATGAGATAGAGATTTTACATCGTACTAGTAAAGTATCCAAATTAAACAATCGAAAGCTTCCAAAACTCAAGAGGACTGAAAGTGCAATTACTATTCTTGCTGAAGAAGATGCTATCGCACCTATAGCTGAAGCTTTTAAAAGATTTATTTTCAACGAAAATCCTCAAAGTGCTATTGTTTCCATGAAATCAGCACCCAGCAATGTGCAAATACCAGAATATTTGGACTTAGATGATTATGAATATCGTACTTATTTACAAAAACTCAAGTCAGACCTTGTTGATGCACCAACATTACTTAAAGCATATTATCTAGAATCACTTTTCCCAAGAGTATTTAATACAATTAAAGAAATTTATATTGAAATTTTTACTTCTGTAGAAAACATAAAGATTATTGTTGATAGTGAAGCTCATGATAGATATAATCTTCTTTTTGAGATCAAAGAAAATGATTCAGAGAAATGGATTTCACAATTCCAAATATCTTCGGGTATGTATCGGGTATTAACTTGTTTAGTGGAAATTATAGCTGCGCCTGAAGAATCTGTAATTGTTATTGATGAATTTGAAAATAGTTTAGGTGTTAATTGTATGCCTCAGCTAACAGAGTTAATTCTAGATATGTCCCTAGATTTGCAATTTATACTTACTAGTCATCATCCATATGTTATTAATAATATCCCTTGGAAAACTTGGCAATTAGTATCTAGAAATAATGGAGTAATAAGATCCAGAAAAGCTATAGATATTCCTACACTTAATACAGCATCTAGCTTAGATAAATTTACGCAACTAATTAACTTACTTGAAAATGAGGATATTGCTGCGTGA